A stretch of Canis lupus familiaris isolate Mischka breed German Shepherd chromosome 11, alternate assembly UU_Cfam_GSD_1.0, whole genome shotgun sequence DNA encodes these proteins:
- the LOC100685083 gene encoding nuclear envelope pore membrane protein POM 121-like, whose translation MGGGRKHRWTGADSECFACRGHSWVGSGNHGLHGPANQAGAGCVKGGCARRACLPRANTFDAKQGSGRPVGALPFPSCSARAPASLLLRCKDASRAAHPTVCALPGAALAANGNLSEPLTPFEGPDLAELLLMGSYLSRPRPRPPSSALLGGDRPETTASPGPGPAHPACPVPPACRVRSAAPTLEVARGLSYEDLVASPRRRRPRRRFAIIHPRQYPIQQARCLFLGAFSALPQTDHPKPVLPACTSTMFCTSVILKMASAKGKPTLRLALKQTVICMWSSLPGHLPNPCVRETLARALKENGQVRAKAEEDLTSLVEGRAGLARPEEGYPVPERQDDLRRRPEGSRSVQSAFRRLMVNGVLSSFVPTPGPLKRDFCSTSLEDSLMKKSHICFLSSCSKRNAITSSYSSTRGFLPLQRSRRGASGVPGPAPSSVQPQLPTKKASEESCHSSSSASVEPQRKIRNEKVADAPSGRKHTLKNRSLASAHSRPQKRKIPLLLSSRGNDPMILPPPPQLGYRVTAEDLDLERKAVIQWINKVLEG comes from the coding sequence ATGGGGGGTGGCAGGAAGCACAGGTGGACCGGGGCTGACTCTGAATGTTTTGCTTGCCGTGGGCACTCCTGGGTGGGCTCTGGGAACCACGGTCTGCACGGTCCCGCTAACCAGGCTGGGGCTGGCTGCGTGAAGGGCGGCTGCGCCCGCAGAGCTTGTCTACCTCGTGCCAACACCTTCGATGCGAAGCAAGGGTCGGGCAGACCTGTGGGTGCGCTCCCCTTTCCCTCGTGCAGTGCTCGCGCGCCCGCTTCTTTGCTCTTACGTTGCAAGGACGCGTCACGGGCGGCGCACCCAACAGTCTGCGCTCTGCCTGGGGCCGCTTTGGCAGCCAACGGAAACCTCTCGGAGCCACTGACTCCATTTGAAGGACCCGACCTTGCAGAACTGCTCCTCATGGGCAGTTACCTGAGCCGGCCTCGCCCTCGGCCACCGTCCTCTGCTCTGCTGGGTGGGGACCGACCCGAGACAACTGCGAGCCCCGGGCCTGGGCCCGCGCACCCCGCCTGCCCTGTTCCCCCCGCTTGCCGGGTGCGCTCAGCGGCGCCGACCCTCGAAGTGGCTCGCGGGCTGTCCTATGAGGATCTTGTGGCCTCGCCGCGTCGCCGTCGGCCTCGCAGGCGGTTTGCCATAATCCACCCGCGGCAGTATCCGATCCAGCAGGCCCGGTGTTTATTTCTGGGGGCCTTTTCCGCTCTGCCCCAGACCGACCATCCGAAGCCAGTGCTGCCTGCTTGCACCTCTACGATGTTCTGCACCTCAGTGATCCTGAAGATGGCATCGGCTAAGGGCAAACCGACGCTCCGTTTGGCTCTGAAGCAGACAGTCATCTGTATGTGGTCTTCACTTCCTGGTCACCTCCCAAATCCGTGTGTAAGGGAGACCTTGGCGAGGGCCCTCAAAGAGAATGGTCAAGTGAGAGCCAAGGCGGAGGAGGACCTGACCTCCCTGgtagagggcagggcagggctggcaaGGCCAGAGGAAGGGTACCCAGTCCCCGAGAGGCAGGACGATCTGAGAAGGAGGCCTGAGGGCAGCCGAAGTGTACAGTCAGCATTTAGGCGTCTGATGGTCAATGGAGTCCTCTCTTCCTTCGTGCCTACACCTGGGCCTCTGAAGAGAGACTTCTGTTCCACCAGCTTAGAAGACAGCCTGATGAAGAAATCCCACATCTGCTTCTTGAGCTCATGCAGCAAACGCAATGCCATCACCAGTTCCTACAGCTCCACTCGAGGTTTCCTACCCTTACAGAGGAGCCGTCGAGGTGCATCTGGGGTGCCGGGGCCAGCCCCATCCTCAGTCCAGCCCCAGCTGCCGACAAAGAAAGCCAGTGAGGAAAGCTGTCATTCTAGCTCGTCGGCCTCAGTGGAACCACAAAGAAAGATCAGGAATGAAAAGGTTGCAGATGCACCTTCTGGGCGAAAGCACACTCTAAAGAATCGCTCACTGGCATCTGCCCACTCCAGGCCGCAGAAGCGCAAGATTCCACTACTGCTGTCATCGAGGGGAAATGACCCAATGATCCTGCCTCCACCGCCCCAGCTAGGTTATCGAGTCACTGCTGAAGACCTTGACCTAGAGAGGAAAGCTGTGATCCAGTGGATCAACAAGGTCTTGGAAGG